From the Scatophagus argus isolate fScaArg1 chromosome 21, fScaArg1.pri, whole genome shotgun sequence genome, one window contains:
- the aatkb gene encoding serine/threonine-protein kinase LMTK1 isoform X3, which yields MHFLEEAQPYRTLQHHALLQCLAQCTEVTPYLLVMEFCPLGDVKGYLRSCRTTDTMTPEPLILQRMACDIASGLLHLHKHSFIHSDLALRNCLLSANVSVKIGDYGLSHTKYKDDYYVTSEQMYVPLRWIAPELVDEVHGNLLVADQTQQSNMWSLGVTIWELFELANQPYRHYSDRQVLTYAVREQQLRLPKPLLKVPLAERWYEVMQFCWLQPDQRPTAEEVHLLLSYLCAKGASEAEEDFERRWNSMRPNTGFNSHRAASAMPRDHPSSTSSSFPLLEQFSAGDGYHSESGDDILTVTETSHGLNFEYKWEQARADQSYRAPDSPSALGQVNHHCQEAFYPPGGMVGGCPMESHSHGLSPSYYQPKHLHAPGILPVLSAHSPSVNSEYYIRIEEPVDCNIDPEYTMCSYSPDYQGSSGSFLTGSADSGECMACPSQAKNMGPYWSADIHKSDVYDSNDSSPAISLTMEPLLGQVLDSSPLPPWESSHYVSYKDRDGGYYYEHSPPLGIDHYLTGREFSSEHHQESWGSRSLRQALGELENPLGISPSVNGPSQQAYRDAYLDTSQSSIIGKNVTGGYYDMMGSLRKTMPSHTRHNSHSVSINMETEGALFIGHRDSESEDEEEDIFVERHTCNTWPSKHSHSSVGHHRRASHSCRQDAYVDFHYTMPSTDIEDSWPEEHSLAFHSLPKPIDYLEPHQAKDNSACLSLSKHHTMVPSDNCNAYIYLCHEGETQVPASGECCHSHFIDPLTGLLVRNNSYSHSYSHNYISDKVIDIPSNEEMINLSPAPGGPIVAKPGLIKTEDSREQYVDLTCDDTLFNEKREDAIKENPIMQKPAEPKMEEVTLTMTKSTPPPADNMHVMVALTDPQSELSHNGDSGVERGGSSVSLADILDCSDDDEDDDITDDITDITSGIFADESSELNASPAFKSLQKQVGTPDSMDSMDLPSAAGSCEGFSPVSSHPSNSPKAMDSGYDTENNESPEFVPKEPHEPREQPLAKPALETSVEENKMPEEQGGEAEVPTEGEPLLSEDMALGTSQADDHILLPLSDKTPYRDSAYFSDYENEKLARDEGEVLSERAGDEQSVDLSEKKAEKRKSEEVKDAVANKDMKLEMKSILTEGTDSSSVEMDAYLTEECHQDEVLGHPLESSDSASVAESGLDDWPCQEENSSLGDWAAEVVGAMEEALGALNGDCSSTVKVEEEDTEDLKNSVQDLETTEEPAIKTIQNRPSGISGEIPHTLPKDEVALQHTASSRRFSSSSPPPPSSPPPPLPATEGQKLPADGAEADEEDGDTDDSDESDEELRKYSVQEQSGGEESEDECHPVPIVVSDDSEAHKLRSLLKMPTLLTTENLEEELERKKKTVSFFDDVTVYLFDQESPTKELAENSFPLGAKSQSSRSKSHERVNASDDSSDGNISEESAGYEWEDDFPLLPLPTSSVASDSPPPRTTPKTPEPKPAVQYSRFTVSPSNVSRFSITHISDSDMDSVGGSSEDGEKE from the exons ATGCACTTCCTGGAGGAAGCACAGCCTTACCG CACCCTCCAGCACCACGCTCTGCTGCAGTGCTTGGCCCAGTGCACTGAGGTCACTCCTTACCTGCTGGTGATGGAGTTTTGTCCACTG GGGGATGTGAAGGGTTACCTCCGAAGCTGCAGGACCACAGACACTATGACCCCAGAGCCCTTGATTCTTCAGCGGATGGCTTGTGACATCGCCTCAGGACTCTTGCACCTGCACAAGCACAGCTTCATACACAG TGACCTGGCTTTGAGGAACTGCCTGTTGTCTGCTAATGTCTCGGTGAAGATCGGGGACTATGGCCTGTCCCACACCAAGTACAAG GATGATTACTACGTGACATCAGAGCAGATGTACGTGCCGTTGCGTTGGATCGCTCCAGAGCTGGTGGATGAGGTGCATGGAAACCTGCTGGTGGCTGACCAGACCCAGCAGAGCAACATGTG GTCTCTGGGTGTGACGATCTGGGAGCTGTTTGAGCTGGCCAACCAGCCCTACAGACACTACTCTGACAGACAGGTGCTGACCTACGCTGTGAGGGAGCAGCAGCTGCGACTGCCCAAGCCGCTGCTCAAAGTGCCGCTGGCTGAGCGCTG GTATGAGGTAATGCAGTTCTGCTGGCTCCAGCCTGATCAGAGACCCACTGCAGAGGAAGTACACTTGCTGCTCAGCTATCTGTGTGCCAAGGGGGCCAGCGAGGCTGAAGAGGACTTTGAGAGGCGATGGAACTCTATGCGTCCCAATACTGGATTCAACAGCCACCGTGCTGCCTCTGCGATGCCACGAGACCACCCCTCgtcaacctcctcctccttccctctccttgAGCAGTTTTCAGCTGGTGATGGGTACCACTCAGAGTCAGGGGATGACATACTAACCGTCACTGAGACCAGCCATGGCCTGAACTTTGAGTACAAGTGGGAACAAGCCAGGGCAGACCAGTCGTATAGAGCCCCAGACTCCCCTAGTGCCCTGGGGCAAGTCAATCATCATTGTCAAGAAGCATTTTACCCACCTGGAGGCATGGTGGGAGGCTGCCCCATGGAGAGCCACAGCCATGGACTTTCTCCATCTTACTACCAACCTAAACATCTACATGCGCCAGGCATACTTCCTGTCCTCAGTGCCCATAGTCCCTCAGTAAACAGTGAATACTACATCCGCATCGAAGAGCCAGTAGACTGTAACATCGATCCAGAGTACACCATGTGCTCCTACAGCCCAGACTACCAAGGTAGCAGTGGGAGCTTTCTGACTGGCAGTGCCGACTCAGGCGAGTGCATGGCCTGCCCATCACAGGCTAAGAACATGGGTCCCTATTGGTCAGCAGACATTCACAAGTCAGATGTGTACGACTCCAATGACTCAAGTCCAGCTATCTCCCTGACAATGGAGCCCCTTTTAGGGCAAGTGCTGGACAGCAGCCCACTACCACCCTGGGAGTCCAGTCACTATGTGTCCTACAAAGACAGAGATGGGGGTTACTACTATGAACACTCACCCCCTTTGGGAATAGATCACTATTTAACTGGACGTGAGTTCTCCAGTGAACATCATCAGGAAAGCTGGGGGTCAAGAAGTCTGCGTCAGGCCTTGGGTGAGTTGGAGAACCCGCTAGGCATATCCCCGTCTGTAAACGGTCCGTCTCAACAGGCCTACAGAGACGCGTACCTGGACACAAGTCAATCCTCCATCATCGGAAAGAATGTGACAGGAGGCTATTATGACATGATGGGCTCCCTGAGAAAGACTATGCCCAGCCACACCAGGCACAACAGCCACTCTGTCAGTATTAACATGGAGACGGAGGGGGCTCTCTTCAttggacacagagacagtgagtcagaggatgaagaagaggataTATTTGTTGAGAGACACACCTGCAACACTTGGCCTTCAAAGCACAGCCACAGCAGCGTGGGTCACCACAGACGGGCGAGCCACAGCTGCAGACAGGATGCTTATGTAGATTTCCACTACACAATGCCAAGTACAGATATTGAAGACTCTTGGCCTGAGGAACATAGTCTGGCCTTCCACTCTCTACCCAAACCCATCGACTATCTTGAACCCCACCAGGCCAAAGATAACAGTGCCTGCCTTAGTCTGAGCAAACATCACACAATGGTGCCCTCAGACAACTGTAATGCCTACATCTACCTGTGCCATGAGGGCGAGACTCAGGTGCCAGCATCTGGAGAGTGCTGCCACTCGCACTTTATTGACCCCCTCACGGGCTTGCTGGTCAGAAATAACAGCTACAGTCACAGCTACAGTCACAACTACATCAGTGATAAGGTCATTGACATCCCAAGCAATGAAGAGATGATCAACCTATCGCCAGCTCCAGGGGGTCCAATTGTGGCAAAACCCGGCTTGATAAAGACTGAGGACAGTAGAGAGCAGTATGTTGACCTTACATGTGATGACACACTATTCAATGAGAAGAGGGAGGATGCAATCAAAGAAAATCCAATCATGCAAAAACCAGCAGAGCCTAAAATGGAAGAGGTGACCTTAACAATGACTAAAagcactcctcctcctgctgacaACATGCATGTGATGGTGGCCCTCACAGATCCGCAGTCAGAGTTGAGTCACAACGGCGATAGTGGTGTTGAGCGAGGAGGCTCCAGCGTGAGCCTTGCTGACATCCTCGACTGCAGTGACGATGATGAGGACGATGACATCACAGACGATATCACTGACATTACCTCGGGCATCTTTGCCGATGAGTCCAGCGAGCTGAATGCCTCTCCTGCTTTCAAGTCGCTACAGAAACAGGTAGGAACTCCTGATTCCATGGATTCCATGGATCTGCCATCTGCAGCCGGTTCTTGTGAAGGCTTCAGCCCTGTGTCCTCACACCCCTCTAACTCACCTAAAGCCATGGACAGTGGCTatgacacagaaaacaatgagaGCCCTGAGTTTGTACCCAAGGAGCCTCATGAACCCCGTGAACAACCTCTGGCAAAGCCTGCCCTTGAAACAAGTGTGGAGGAGAACAAGATGCCAGAGGAACAGGGGGGCGAAGCTGAAGTGCCCACAGAGGGTGAACCATTGCTGAGTGAAGATATGGCCTTAGGAACTTCACAAGCAGACGACCACATCCTTTTACCGCTGAGCGATAAGACGCCATACAGAGACTCTGCCTACTTTTCAGACTATGAGAATGAAAAACTTGCTAGGGATGAAGGTGAAGTACTgtcagagagagcaggagatgaACAAAGTGTTGACTTGAGCGAAAAGAAGGCTGAGAAAAGGAAGAGTGAAGAAGTAAAGGACGCTGTAGCTAACAAAGACATGAAACTTGAAATGAAGTCCATATTAACAGAAGGAACAGACTCCTCTTCTGTAGAAATGGATGCGTACTTGACAGAAGAGTGCCACCAGGATGAGGTTTTGGGGCACCCTCTGGAGTCCTCTGACAGTGCTTCAGTAGCAGAGAGTGGGCTGGATGACTGGCCATGTCAGGAAGAGAACTCATCGCTGGGAGACTGGGCAGCAGAGGTGGTGGGGGCCATGGAAGAAGCCCTTGGTGCCCTTAATGGAGACTGTAGCTCCACCGTCAAGGTAGAGGAGGAAGACACAGAAGACTTGAAAAACTCTGTTCAAGATTTAGAAACAACAGAAGAGCCGGCGATCAAGACGATTCAAAACAGACCGTCGGGGATATCCGGTGAAATCCCGCACACTTTACCAAAGGATGAGGTGGCCTTACAGCACACGGCAAGCTCCAGacgtttttcttcttcctctcctccgcctccatcctctcctccccctccactcCCTGCAACAGAGGGCCAAAAATTGCCAGCTGATGGGGCAGAGGCGGATGAGGAGGATGGCGACACTGACGACAGTGACGAGTCAGACGAGGAGCTGCGAAAATATAGTGTACAGGAGCAGAGTGGGGGCGAGGAGAGCGAAGACGAGTGCCACCCAGTGCCCATTGTGGTGAGTGATGACAGCGAAGCCCACAAACTGCGCAGCCTCCTTAAGATGCCGACCTTACTTACCACAGAgaacctggaggaggagcttgAACGCAAGAAAAAGACGGTGTCGTTTTTTGACGATGTCACCGTCTATTTGTTCGACCAG GAGAGCCCAACAAAGGAGCTGGCTGAGAACAGCTTTCCTTTAGGGGCAAAGAGTCAGAGCTCACGGAGCAAATCCCACGAAAGGGTTAATGCCTCTGATGACTCTTCAGATGGAAACATCTCAGAGGAGA GTGCAGGGTACGAGTGGGAGGACGATTTCCCCCTGCTCCCTCTACCGACTTCCTCTGTGGCATCTGACTCCCCTCCACCCCGCACCACCCCCAAAACTCCAGAGCCCAAACCAGCGGTGCAGTACTCCCGCTTTACCGTCTCCCCGTCCAACGTGTCCCGTTTCTCCATCACTCACATCTCTGACTCTGATATGGACTCTGTAGGAG GGAGCAGTGAGGACGGGGAAAAAGAGTAA